Proteins from one Sander lucioperca isolate FBNREF2018 chromosome 16, SLUC_FBN_1.2, whole genome shotgun sequence genomic window:
- the c16h6orf47 gene encoding uncharacterized protein C6orf47 homolog, with protein MTAVVGKAWGWLRSWGGTGVSENTTMVTAKGQIHDFSKQGPRGWTSWIWGGLRQSDQSSPVEEYWEAQEKLQPMEMNVQETGANSQQVTRWWNKYLHTSYLPWPRKTEASGLRRRKRDGQSVDPWDCDVDGDFSDYGTPPPSPTPPSFQLTSPFRLFAHSLKVEILPEHYEISFNFLRHLFDLFVVGFLWTVSPPAKLILEVLGVQGALRLWLHGMAMFFVSTVGMAGLLWLIQEYLPQFALIYGIIQALVISVSVRQSVLLGVEVEKEKKDDEVMETEEPKEKLVSVKDKVKTS; from the coding sequence ATGACAGCTGTGGTAGGCAAAGCATGGGGGTGGCTGCGCTCATGGGGTGGCACTGGTGTGTCAGAGAATACCACCATGGTGACAGCCAAGGGCCAGATACATGACTTCAGCAAGCAGGGCCCCAGGGGTTGGACCTCTTGGATCTGGGGAGGGTTGAGACAAAGTGACCAAAGCAGTCCAGTGGAGGAGTACTGGGAGGCACAGGAGAAGCTTCAGCCCATGGAAATGAATGTCCAGGAGACAGGGGCAAATTCACAGCAAGTTACTAGGTGGTGGAACAAATATCTCCACACTTCTTACCTTCCGTGGCCAAGGAAAACAGAAGCAAGCGGACTGAGACGCAGGAAACGGGATGGTCAGAGTGTAGATCCGTGGGACTGTGATGTTGATGGGGACTTTTCTGACTACGGGACGCCTCCGCCGTCTCCTACACCTCCTTCCTTTCAACTGACATCCCCTTTTCGACTCTTTGCGCACAGTTTGAAGGTAGAAATCTTGCCGGAGCACTACGAGATCTCTTTCAACTTTCTCCGCCACTTGTTTGATCTATTTGTGGTGGGCTTCCTGTGGACTGTGTCCCCCCCTGCCAAGCTGATCCTGGAGGTGTTGGGGGTCCAGGGAGCGCTGAGGCTGTGGCTCCATGGTATGGCCATGTTCTTTGTCTCCACAGTTGGGATGGCAGGATTGCTATGGCTGATCCAGGAGTATCTCCCTCAGTTTGCGTTGATTTATGGCATCATCCAGGCACTGGTGATCTCGGTCAGCGTTCGCCAGAGTGTGTTGCTCGGCGTAGaggtagaaaaagaaaaaaaggatgacGAGGTCATGGAGACCGAGGAACCCAAAGAAAAGCTTGTGTCTGTTAAGGACAAGGTGAAGACAAGTTAA
- the ppp1r11 gene encoding E3 ubiquitin-protein ligase PPP1R11, whose amino-acid sequence MAEVPGTSSETITETVQTSTPPPPQQEGRSLTIKLRKRKTEKKVEWSSDTVDNEHLGRRSSKCCCIYEKPRQFGESSSESDGDDDDEGCGSAHCILGHGRRGPGQGGGGGTTRPPNSGGPHTH is encoded by the exons ATGGCGGAGGTTCCCGGGACTTCAAGTGAGACGATAACGGAGACTGTTCAGACTAGCACACCGCCACCGCCCCAGCAG GAGGGACGCAGCCTGACCATCAagctgaggaagaggaagacggAGAAGAAGGTGGAGTGGTCCAGTGACACGGTCGATAACGAGCACCTAGGAAGAAGGTCTTCAAAAT GCTGCTGTATCTACGAGAAGCCGCGGCAGTTTGGAGAGTCGTCCTCTGAAAGCGACGGAGACGATGACGATGAAGGCTGCGGCAGTGCTCACTGCATCCTGGGCCACGGCAGGAGGGGTCCTGGAcagggggggggtggggggaccACGAGGCCCCCAAACTCTGgagggccacacacacactag